In Phycisphaerae bacterium, a genomic segment contains:
- a CDS encoding HD-GYP domain-containing protein gives MNDPTTPDLWSTVPAHRDGPTLAELALHLDRLVEERELLGRELLRCHEQLNLVFDINEQISHLTDPDAILSALLRRFGSMLEVGAVFLDRAGCCMRIELDQYAGPRLDVPPEHVRGVLASHIEIVRETRQARVPPLTPEETARLAGAHVLLGTLQRADRDVGVVVALRAPAVRPFDGGDLLASASVLAYGTQVLRNLHTVRHLQRTALETVCTLVNAIDAKDNYTSTHSERVGGFARLVGEALGLAKPQLQSLEWAGLLHDVGKIGVPEQILNKPGALTQAEFELMKKHAVTGYEVLKPVAQLAPVLEAVLYHHENHDGSGYPQGLAGEEIPLAARIIHVVDIFDALTTNRPYRRSYGIEQAIQVLLAGAGRATDPELTEQFIETLRRYRSEQPGEFRARFSHLTETDNAAQKLPPGGVRFAPPSGNIH, from the coding sequence ATGAACGACCCGACCACACCTGATCTGTGGAGCACGGTGCCGGCCCATCGGGATGGCCCCACGCTGGCCGAACTGGCCTTGCATCTGGACCGCCTGGTCGAGGAGCGGGAGCTGCTCGGCCGGGAACTGCTGCGCTGCCATGAGCAGCTCAACCTGGTCTTCGATATCAACGAACAGATTTCGCACCTGACCGACCCGGACGCCATCCTCAGCGCGCTGCTGCGACGCTTCGGCAGCATGCTCGAAGTCGGGGCCGTTTTCCTGGATCGGGCCGGCTGCTGTATGCGCATCGAGCTCGACCAGTACGCTGGCCCGCGCCTGGACGTGCCGCCGGAGCACGTGCGTGGCGTCCTGGCGAGCCACATCGAGATCGTCCGGGAGACGCGTCAGGCCCGCGTCCCGCCCCTGACACCGGAGGAGACGGCGCGCCTGGCCGGCGCTCACGTGCTGCTCGGCACGCTGCAGCGCGCCGACCGCGACGTCGGCGTGGTTGTGGCGCTGCGCGCGCCGGCGGTGCGGCCCTTCGACGGCGGTGACTTGCTGGCGTCCGCGTCCGTGCTGGCCTACGGCACGCAGGTGCTGCGCAACCTGCACACGGTGCGCCATCTGCAGCGCACGGCGCTGGAGACCGTCTGCACGCTGGTCAACGCCATCGACGCCAAGGACAACTACACTTCAACGCATTCGGAGCGCGTCGGCGGGTTCGCCCGCCTGGTGGGCGAAGCGCTCGGCCTGGCGAAGCCGCAGCTCCAGTCCCTGGAGTGGGCGGGGTTGCTCCACGACGTCGGCAAGATCGGGGTGCCGGAGCAGATTCTCAACAAGCCCGGCGCCCTCACGCAGGCCGAATTCGAGCTGATGAAGAAGCACGCCGTCACGGGCTACGAGGTGCTCAAGCCCGTGGCCCAGCTCGCGCCGGTGCTGGAAGCCGTGCTCTATCACCACGAGAACCACGACGGCTCCGGGTACCCGCAGGGTCTGGCCGGCGAGGAAATCCCGCTCGCAGCGCGGATCATCCACGTGGTGGATATCTTTGATGCACTGACGACCAACCGCCCGTATCGCCGCAGCTACGGCATCGAGCAGGCGATTCAGGTCCTGCTGGCGGGGGCCGGCCGCGCCACTGATCCGGAGCTGACGGAGCAGTTCATCGAAACGCTCCGCCGCTACCGCAGCGAGCAGCCCGGCGAGTTCCGGGCGCGTTTCAGTCATCTGACGGAAACAGACAACGCGGCGCAGAAGCTGCCGCCCGGCGGCGTCCGGTTCGCGCCGCCAAGTGGGAACATTCACTGA
- a CDS encoding 30S ribosomal protein S1 codes for MIDPALFKDIQVSDADLDAEFRAAFGEDLNPELLEKAVGTQSGAGLDFNSILKARVVALSGNEAVLDVGLKSEGIVALEEWDDASQVKVGDQIDVLVEDIDETGMIIVSKRRADRILNWKRIVETTHEGDTVKGKVLRKIKGGLLVDIGVPVFLPASQVDIRRPADVGEYIGHDIEAKILKIDTERRNIVISRRKLIEEERAKAKAKLLEEVAVGQLRKGVVKNIADFGAFVDLGGIDGLLHITDMSWDRIEHPSQMLKVDQEVEVKVLSIDREREKIALGLKQKEENPWEKVADRYPVGARVRGEVVNIMNYGAFVKLEPGIEGLVHISEMSWTRRINHPSEVVNVNDMIDVVVLEVNKDKQEISLGMKQTEVNPWTTVAQKYPTGTVVEGTVRNLTNYGAFVEIEEGIDGLLHVSDMSWTKKVSHPSEVVKKGDRVRCVVLTVDQEKMRIGLGLKQMTEDPWLRAVPERYQPGMVVRGKVTKITNFGVFVELEPELEGLLHVSELADHKVENPQDEVQLGQEVDVKILRVDTIERKIGLSKKRAEWASEPEEAGGDEEGRRRERKQRRGGLGDEMGEGFGGFFHRSSDE; via the coding sequence ATGATCGATCCAGCACTGTTCAAAGACATCCAAGTGAGCGACGCCGACCTGGACGCCGAGTTCAGGGCCGCGTTCGGCGAAGACCTCAACCCCGAACTGCTCGAGAAGGCGGTCGGCACGCAATCCGGGGCGGGGCTTGACTTCAACTCCATCCTGAAGGCCCGCGTCGTCGCGCTCAGCGGCAACGAAGCCGTCCTCGACGTCGGCCTGAAGAGCGAAGGCATCGTCGCCCTCGAGGAATGGGACGACGCCTCGCAGGTCAAGGTCGGCGACCAGATCGACGTGCTCGTTGAGGACATCGACGAGACCGGCATGATCATCGTCTCGAAACGCCGGGCCGATCGCATCCTCAACTGGAAGCGCATCGTCGAGACCACGCACGAAGGCGACACCGTCAAGGGCAAGGTCCTCCGCAAGATCAAGGGCGGCCTGCTCGTCGACATCGGCGTGCCCGTCTTCCTGCCCGCCTCGCAGGTCGATATCCGCCGGCCGGCGGACGTCGGCGAGTACATCGGCCATGACATCGAGGCCAAGATCCTCAAGATCGACACCGAGCGGCGCAACATCGTCATCAGCCGCCGCAAGCTGATCGAGGAGGAGCGCGCCAAGGCAAAGGCCAAGCTGCTCGAAGAGGTCGCCGTCGGCCAGTTGCGCAAGGGCGTCGTGAAGAACATTGCCGACTTTGGCGCGTTCGTCGACCTCGGCGGCATCGACGGCCTGCTGCACATCACCGACATGAGCTGGGACCGCATCGAGCACCCGAGCCAGATGCTGAAGGTCGACCAGGAAGTCGAGGTGAAGGTCCTCTCGATCGACCGCGAGCGCGAGAAGATCGCCCTCGGCCTCAAGCAGAAGGAAGAGAACCCGTGGGAAAAGGTCGCCGACCGCTACCCCGTCGGCGCTCGTGTCCGCGGCGAGGTCGTCAACATCATGAACTACGGCGCCTTCGTGAAGCTCGAGCCGGGCATCGAGGGCCTGGTCCACATTTCCGAGATGAGCTGGACTCGCCGGATCAATCACCCGTCCGAGGTCGTCAACGTCAACGACATGATCGACGTCGTCGTCCTTGAGGTGAACAAGGACAAGCAGGAGATCTCGCTCGGCATGAAGCAGACCGAGGTGAACCCCTGGACCACGGTCGCCCAGAAATACCCGACGGGCACGGTCGTCGAGGGCACGGTCCGCAACCTCACCAACTACGGCGCGTTCGTCGAGATCGAGGAAGGCATCGACGGCCTGCTGCACGTGTCCGACATGAGCTGGACCAAGAAGGTCAGCCATCCGTCGGAGGTCGTGAAGAAGGGTGACCGCGTCCGCTGCGTCGTGCTCACCGTCGACCAGGAGAAGATGCGTATCGGCCTCGGCCTGAAGCAGATGACCGAAGACCCCTGGCTGCGGGCCGTCCCCGAGCGCTACCAGCCGGGCATGGTCGTCCGCGGCAAGGTCACGAAGATCACGAACTTCGGCGTCTTCGTCGAGCTCGAGCCGGAACTCGAGGGCCTGCTTCACGTTTCCGAGCTCGCCGACCACAAGGTCGAGAACCCGCAGGACGAGGTGCAGCTCGGCCAGGAAGTCGATGTCAAGATCCTTCGCGTGGACACGATCGAACGCAAGATCGGCCTGTCGAAGAAGCGCGCCGAATGGGCCAGCGAGCCCGAAGAGGCGGGCGGCGACGAAGAGGGTCGGCGGCGCGAGCGCAAGCAGCGCCGCGGCGGCCTGGGCGACGAGATGGGCGAAGGCTTCGGTGGCTTCTTCCACCGGAGCAGCGACGAGTAG
- a CDS encoding UDP-glucose/GDP-mannose dehydrogenase family protein — protein MQIAVIGSGYVGLVTAACLAETGNHVVGVDNDAQKVRRLQAGQCPFFEPGLEEVLRGNLQAGRLRFTTDLPQAVGGVRVVFLAVGTPPQQDGSADLTAIETVATAVAQALTGPAIIVTKSTVPVGTGARIEALFRANTRHHCPVVSNPEFLKEGSAVTDFIRPDRVVIGADDPAAGDELAELHAPFVRNNKPILRMSRAAAELAKYAANAYLATRISFINEIAEICERLNVDVNEVRLGMGSDARIGHHFLYPGLGYGGSCFPKDVQALSNFGRAAGANCQLLDAVHRRNLAQRENMLRRIRQRFGENLRGRKFAIWGLAFKPQTDDVREAPALTIIAGLLDAGASVAVHDPRALESTRAVFGDRITYCTDPYAVLPAADALLILTEWMEFRSPDFPRIRAALKQPLIFDGRNVFAPATMARYNFEYYSVGRPPVNPT, from the coding sequence ATGCAGATTGCCGTCATCGGTAGCGGATACGTCGGGCTGGTCACGGCCGCCTGCCTGGCCGAGACCGGCAACCACGTCGTCGGCGTCGACAATGACGCGCAGAAGGTCCGGCGGCTCCAGGCCGGGCAGTGCCCGTTCTTCGAGCCTGGCCTCGAAGAGGTCCTGCGCGGCAACCTGCAGGCCGGCCGGCTCCGCTTCACGACCGATCTGCCACAGGCCGTCGGCGGCGTCCGCGTGGTTTTCCTGGCCGTCGGCACGCCGCCGCAACAGGATGGTTCCGCCGACCTGACTGCCATCGAGACGGTCGCCACCGCCGTGGCCCAGGCGCTGACCGGCCCGGCGATCATCGTGACCAAGAGCACGGTGCCCGTGGGCACCGGCGCGCGCATCGAGGCCCTGTTCAGGGCCAACACGCGCCACCACTGCCCCGTGGTCAGCAATCCCGAATTCCTGAAGGAGGGCTCCGCGGTCACCGACTTCATCCGGCCCGACCGCGTCGTGATCGGCGCCGATGATCCGGCCGCCGGCGACGAACTCGCCGAGCTGCATGCCCCGTTCGTCCGCAACAACAAGCCGATTCTGCGGATGAGCCGCGCTGCCGCCGAGCTGGCCAAGTACGCCGCCAATGCCTACCTCGCGACGCGCATCAGCTTCATCAACGAGATCGCCGAGATCTGCGAACGGCTGAATGTCGATGTCAACGAGGTCCGCCTCGGGATGGGCTCCGACGCACGCATCGGGCACCACTTCCTGTACCCCGGCCTCGGCTACGGCGGAAGCTGCTTCCCGAAAGACGTGCAGGCGCTGTCCAATTTCGGCCGAGCGGCGGGCGCGAACTGCCAGTTGCTCGACGCCGTGCACCGCCGCAACCTGGCGCAGCGCGAGAACATGCTGCGGCGGATCCGGCAGCGCTTCGGCGAGAACCTGCGTGGGCGCAAGTTCGCGATCTGGGGCCTGGCCTTCAAGCCCCAGACCGACGACGTGCGCGAGGCGCCGGCGCTGACGATCATCGCCGGTCTGCTCGACGCCGGCGCAAGCGTGGCGGTGCACGACCCCCGTGCGTTGGAGTCGACGCGCGCCGTGTTCGGCGACCGCATCACTTACTGCACGGATCCCTATGCCGTGCTGCCCGCAGCGGACGCGCTCCTCATCCTCACCGAATGGATGGAATTCCGCAGCCCGGATTTCCCGCGTATCCGTGCGGCCCTGAAGCAGCCGCTCATTTTCGACGGCCGCAACGTCTTCGCGCCGGCGACCATGGCGCGCTACAATTTCGAGTACTACAGCGTCGGCCGGCCGCCGGTCAATCCGACGTAG
- a CDS encoding type II secretion system protein yields the protein MRRAKGISIVELILAIVVLGVVATLAIPRFSGAAQAPDESALLRDRLQVLRVAIERYYQDHGAFPGQYGDGRAPRSTAEAFRSQLTQFTDEIGRVAESRDASHRFGPYLRDGVPVCPVAGDGHLGGVHVISGADLPAFTAEAPDAGWVYNCETGQIGPNAAGTDSAGRSYAGY from the coding sequence GTGCGGCGCGCGAAAGGCATCAGTATCGTCGAGTTGATCCTGGCCATCGTCGTGCTGGGCGTCGTGGCTACGCTGGCGATCCCGCGGTTCAGCGGGGCCGCGCAGGCGCCCGACGAGAGCGCGCTCCTGCGCGACCGGCTCCAGGTGCTCCGCGTTGCCATCGAGCGCTACTACCAGGATCATGGCGCGTTCCCCGGACAATATGGCGACGGGCGCGCGCCGCGCAGCACGGCGGAGGCCTTCCGCAGCCAGTTGACCCAATTCACCGACGAGATCGGGCGCGTGGCGGAGTCGCGCGACGCGTCGCACCGCTTCGGGCCGTACCTGCGGGACGGCGTGCCCGTTTGCCCCGTCGCCGGAGACGGGCACCTGGGCGGTGTGCACGTCATCAGCGGCGCGGACCTGCCGGCTTTCACGGCTGAAGCGCCGGACGCCGGCTGGGTTTACAACTGCGAAACGGGACAGATCGGGCCAAACGCGGCCGGGACCGACAGCGCGGGCCGGAGCTACGCGGGCTATTGA
- a CDS encoding SDR family oxidoreductase — MRIVVAGCAGFIGFHLTQRLLGDGHEVIGIDNFASGSRRNAEQLAAHPRFRFHEHDIVNPLGVEGLCERVYDLACPASPVDFGARRLDILATCSRGVWMLLEFARQHGARLLHASTSEVYGDPQEHPQRESYWGHVNPIGPRACYDEGKRFAEALLTSYSACHGTPVRIPRIFNTYGPNMRADDGRMLPTFIQQALRGAPLTVHGDGSQTRSFCYVSDLVEGLIRLMESDVGEPVNLGNPAEITIRAAAEEVIRLTGSRSELQFVPRPVDDPCLRCPDITRARTLLGWAPQIARETGFARTIAWFRENR; from the coding sequence ATGCGGATCGTCGTGGCCGGCTGTGCGGGCTTCATCGGCTTTCACCTGACCCAGCGCCTGCTGGGTGACGGCCACGAGGTCATTGGCATCGACAACTTCGCCAGCGGAAGCCGCCGCAACGCGGAGCAACTCGCCGCCCACCCGCGCTTCCGGTTTCACGAACACGATATCGTGAACCCGCTCGGTGTCGAGGGGCTGTGCGAGCGGGTCTACGACCTGGCGTGCCCGGCGTCACCGGTGGACTTCGGCGCGCGGCGCCTGGACATTCTGGCGACGTGCTCGCGGGGGGTGTGGATGTTGCTCGAGTTCGCACGCCAGCACGGTGCCCGGCTGCTCCACGCCAGCACGAGCGAGGTCTACGGCGACCCGCAGGAGCATCCGCAGCGTGAAAGCTACTGGGGCCACGTCAACCCGATCGGACCCCGCGCGTGCTATGACGAGGGCAAGCGCTTTGCAGAAGCCCTCCTGACCTCGTACAGCGCGTGCCACGGCACGCCGGTGCGGATTCCGCGCATCTTCAATACGTACGGACCGAACATGCGGGCGGATGACGGACGGATGCTACCGACCTTCATCCAGCAAGCGCTGCGCGGCGCCCCGCTCACGGTCCACGGCGACGGCAGCCAGACCCGCAGCTTCTGCTACGTCAGCGACCTGGTCGAGGGCCTGATCCGCCTAATGGAGAGCGACGTCGGCGAGCCGGTCAACCTCGGCAATCCGGCGGAGATCACGATCCGAGCTGCGGCCGAGGAGGTCATTCGCCTGACCGGCAGCCGGAGCGAGCTCCAGTTCGTGCCGCGGCCGGTGGATGATCCGTGCCTGCGTTGCCCGGACATCACGCGGGCCCGCACGCTTCTGGGCTGGGCCCCGCAGATCGCGCGGGAAACCGGGTTTGCCCGCACGATCGCATGGTTCCGGGAAAATCGCTGA